A region from the Citrobacter koseri ATCC BAA-895 genome encodes:
- the exbB gene encoding tol-pal system-associated acyl-CoA thioesterase: MGNNLMQTDLSVWGMYQHADIVVKCVMIGLILASVVTWAIFFSKSLEFFTQKRRLKREQQQLAEARSLDQASNIASAFAAKSLSSQLLYEAQNELELSEGSEDNEGIKERTGFRLERRVAAVGRHMGRGNGYLATIGAISPFVGLFGTVWGIMNSFIGIAQTQTTNLAVVAPGIAEALLATAIGLVAAIPAVVIYNIFARQIGSYKATLGDVAAQILLLQSRDLDLNASASAQPVRTAQKLRVG; this comes from the coding sequence GTGGGTAATAATTTGATGCAGACGGATCTCTCCGTCTGGGGTATGTATCAGCACGCCGACATCGTGGTTAAGTGCGTGATGATTGGTCTGATTCTGGCGTCAGTAGTCACCTGGGCTATCTTCTTCAGTAAGAGTCTTGAGTTCTTTACGCAGAAGCGTCGGCTCAAGCGTGAACAACAGCAGCTGGCTGAAGCGCGTTCTTTAGACCAGGCCAGCAATATTGCCTCCGCATTCGCGGCGAAAAGTTTAAGCTCACAGTTGCTCTATGAAGCGCAGAACGAGCTGGAACTGTCGGAAGGCAGTGAAGACAACGAAGGTATTAAAGAGCGTACCGGGTTCCGCCTGGAGCGTCGCGTAGCGGCGGTTGGCCGTCATATGGGACGCGGCAATGGCTACCTGGCGACCATCGGCGCCATCTCTCCGTTTGTCGGTCTGTTTGGTACGGTATGGGGCATCATGAACAGCTTCATCGGCATCGCGCAAACCCAGACCACCAACCTCGCGGTTGTCGCGCCGGGTATCGCGGAAGCGTTGCTGGCTACGGCGATCGGCCTGGTCGCGGCAATTCCTGCGGTTGTGATTTACAACATTTTCGCACGTCAGATCGGCAGCTACAAAGCGACGCTGGGCGACGTGGCGGCACAGATTCTGTTGCTACAAAGCCGCGATCTGGATCTGAACGCGAGCGCTTCCGCTCAGCCGGTACGTACCGCGCAGAAATTACGTGTAGGATAA